Proteins encoded within one genomic window of uncultured Desulfobacter sp.:
- a CDS encoding DUF354 domain-containing protein: MRIFFDIGHPAHVHYFKNLIKTLEKKDHRILVSARKRYPVFELLKAYKIFFFSRGAGANSKLGKLFYLIFADFLLYFKAISFKPDLLISFGAVYLTHVAKIIKKPSIFLDDTDNARLNQKFYVPFATHILTPDIFQYDFGKKHIRFKSYMELSYLHPNYFSPNKTIFSVLKLNEDAPYVILRFVSWTANHDYGHYGISIENKMKAVKEFEKYCKVFISSEKPLPLELEKYRIKIPPHMMHDAIAYSKLIYGESATMASEAAVLGVPAIFIDNDGRCYTTEEENLYGLVYNYSESALDQDASIEKGVEILTADIDYKIKQSKLLKDKIDLTDYLVKFIEGFLTKQSHKLD, encoded by the coding sequence ATGAGGATTTTTTTTGATATAGGTCATCCTGCCCATGTGCATTATTTCAAGAACTTGATAAAAACGCTTGAAAAAAAGGATCACAGAATCTTGGTTTCTGCAAGGAAAAGATATCCGGTTTTTGAACTGCTTAAAGCTTATAAAATATTTTTTTTTTCAAGAGGTGCAGGTGCAAATTCAAAACTTGGCAAATTATTTTATTTGATTTTTGCTGATTTTTTATTGTATTTTAAGGCAATTAGCTTCAAGCCTGATTTGCTTATCAGTTTTGGTGCCGTTTATTTAACGCATGTGGCAAAAATAATCAAAAAGCCTTCAATTTTTTTAGATGACACAGACAATGCTCGATTAAATCAAAAATTTTATGTCCCATTTGCCACACACATTTTAACTCCTGATATTTTTCAGTATGATTTTGGAAAAAAGCATATCCGTTTTAAAAGCTATATGGAATTAAGCTATTTACATCCAAATTATTTTTCCCCTAACAAAACTATTTTTTCAGTTCTCAAGCTAAATGAAGATGCGCCTTATGTTATTTTACGATTCGTCTCTTGGACTGCAAATCATGATTATGGGCATTATGGTATAAGTATAGAGAATAAAATGAAAGCCGTTAAGGAGTTCGAAAAATATTGTAAGGTGTTCATAAGTTCTGAAAAACCATTGCCCCTCGAACTTGAAAAATACAGAATAAAAATTCCACCGCATATGATGCATGATGCAATAGCGTATTCAAAGCTGATATATGGGGAAAGCGCGACCATGGCTTCAGAAGCAGCTGTTTTGGGAGTGCCGGCTATCTTTATTGACAATGATGGAAGATGTTACACGACTGAAGAAGAAAACCTTTATGGTTTGGTTTATAATTATTCAGAATCTGCTTTGGATCAAGATGCATCGATTGAAAAAGGAGTGGAAATCTTAACTGCTGACATTGATTACAAAATAAAACAATCCAAATTACTCAAAGACAAAATTGATTTGACAGACTATCTTGTTAAATTTATTGAAGGATTTTTAACAAAACAATCTCATAAGTTGGATTAA
- a CDS encoding glycosyltransferase family 4 protein, giving the protein MKTIMMFDSETQHYRQSIYSYFIKEFSKIGYRLIIIYDKKLNSIVKDSYIGIDYRFSNFIKILRQYNCKIIISFVWLRYKFLIPFLIYCRVKKLKVIVWSHGINLQNKKQPIKNQLYYLRQRLANALILFSKEQLKYIVTSKKKVFIANNTLNFNEFPIVELSKEKLKQKYGFQEKNIILCVARMNTNNRKPEQMINLAKRLDLNTHILLIGPALNKLCINDIEHIQNIHYYGAIYDQKIVNEHYKMADVFVMPGAIGLAINHAFYFHTPCIVEKIEQGPEAFYLREGINGYYYKPNDVGDLYDKLTKVLDKNNYSLFCQNAIETIMREGSIENMFRGFIDAVNFVEERYT; this is encoded by the coding sequence ATGAAAACAATAATGATGTTTGATTCGGAAACACAGCATTATCGCCAATCAATTTATAGTTATTTTATAAAAGAGTTTTCTAAAATCGGATATAGATTAATTATTATATACGACAAAAAACTTAATTCAATAGTCAAAGATTCTTATATCGGTATTGACTACAGGTTTTCGAATTTTATTAAGATATTAAGGCAGTATAATTGTAAAATAATAATATCCTTTGTGTGGCTACGATATAAATTTCTTATACCCTTTTTAATTTACTGTAGAGTTAAAAAGTTGAAAGTTATTGTTTGGTCACATGGAATAAATTTGCAAAACAAAAAACAACCAATAAAAAATCAATTATATTACTTAAGACAACGATTGGCAAACGCACTAATTTTATTTTCTAAAGAACAGCTTAAATATATAGTTACAAGCAAGAAAAAAGTGTTCATTGCAAATAATACTCTTAATTTTAATGAGTTTCCTATAGTTGAATTATCTAAAGAAAAATTAAAACAAAAATACGGTTTTCAGGAAAAAAACATTATTTTGTGTGTCGCAAGAATGAATACAAATAATCGCAAGCCTGAACAAATGATAAATCTTGCTAAGAGACTTGATTTAAACACGCATATTTTATTAATTGGGCCGGCTCTTAATAAATTATGTATAAACGATATAGAACATATACAGAATATTCACTATTATGGTGCCATTTACGACCAAAAGATTGTAAATGAGCATTATAAAATGGCGGATGTCTTTGTTATGCCTGGCGCTATAGGGCTTGCAATAAATCATGCATTTTATTTTCATACACCATGTATTGTAGAAAAGATTGAGCAAGGACCGGAAGCTTTTTATTTAAGAGAAGGAATTAATGGTTACTATTATAAACCAAATGATGTTGGTGATTTATACGATAAGTTAACTAAAGTTTTAGATAAGAATAACTACTCTCTTTTCTGTCAGAATGCAATAGAGACAATAATGCGTGAAGGGTCAATAGAAAACATGTTTAGAGGGTTTATAGACGCGGTTAATTTTGTCGAAGAAAGATATACGTGA
- a CDS encoding polysaccharide deacetylase family protein gives MKYSLFTNDVETTSIWFNTLRYETGVKVLEEGMPALLDIYRRYSVTTTFFFTAYIARLFPQVVRMVLKDGHEVGSHGKSHLPENGFDLMPFEKQKAHLAYSKKLLEDISGQNVISFRAPALRVNQDTARALIETGYRIDSSVASQRFDFFLSFGGMKKLKWMMAPRLPYRVDQNNILKKGNSGLVELPLTAFLFPYVGTTLRIFPQLTSLQRIGFDFEAKMNKKPIVFDIHPNEFIDESHEQRTIEKRSSNYISYLLRDVLRSKLKTNNLGPAAIKLYEKEIRFYHSRGYRFTTIKDYCQKTGLLL, from the coding sequence TTGAAATATTCTTTATTTACAAATGATGTTGAAACTACCTCCATCTGGTTCAATACTCTCAGGTATGAAACCGGCGTTAAAGTATTGGAAGAGGGTATGCCGGCTCTTTTGGACATTTACCGCCGATATTCGGTAACGACCACGTTTTTTTTTACCGCCTACATTGCCAGGCTGTTTCCTCAGGTGGTACGAATGGTTCTGAAGGATGGTCATGAAGTGGGGTCTCATGGCAAGTCGCATTTGCCTGAGAACGGGTTTGATTTGATGCCTTTTGAAAAACAGAAAGCCCATTTGGCATACTCTAAAAAATTGCTGGAAGATATTTCTGGTCAAAATGTCATATCTTTTAGGGCTCCTGCGTTGCGGGTTAATCAGGACACAGCCAGAGCACTGATTGAAACCGGCTACCGGATTGACAGTTCAGTAGCTTCTCAGCGGTTTGATTTTTTTCTTTCGTTTGGCGGGATGAAAAAACTCAAATGGATGATGGCCCCTCGGCTGCCTTACCGGGTGGATCAAAACAATATTTTAAAAAAAGGGAACAGTGGTCTGGTGGAACTCCCATTGACTGCGTTTTTATTTCCTTATGTGGGTACAACCCTGCGTATCTTTCCGCAACTGACATCCTTGCAGCGCATCGGCTTTGATTTTGAGGCAAAGATGAACAAGAAACCGATTGTCTTTGATATTCATCCCAATGAATTTATTGATGAGTCCCATGAACAAAGAACGATTGAAAAAAGGTCTTCAAATTATATCAGTTATCTTTTAAGGGATGTTCTGCGTTCAAAGTTGAAGACAAATAATCTGGGACCGGCGGCAATTAAACTGTATGAAAAAGAGATCCGTTTTTATCATAGCCGGGGGTACCGGTTTACAACCATTAAAGACTATTGCCAGAAAACAGGGCTATTACTGTGA
- a CDS encoding formyltransferase family protein: MKIVIITMEDPVYTIDFIKEIIRHRADDIVGLTIARGGRFKIGEKRSRIVYLVSLMLIMGIPIFLEYGLKTIGYRLRKKLPLGSDASLAGFAGRYDIPVDFTDDPNSSVYLDKLKKLTPDVIINQSQFIIKKELLSIAPLGILNRHNALLPRNRGRLTPFWVLFKREKETGVSIHFVEESIDSGAIVVQKRFVVERGETFASLAHKNYIYAPKAMLEALDKLERGDTDYLPNPDPEATYNTVPTLKQSFEYRLMRIRRRLRI, translated from the coding sequence GTGAAAATCGTCATTATAACAATGGAAGACCCTGTCTATACAATAGATTTTATAAAGGAAATTATCCGGCACAGGGCCGATGATATTGTCGGATTGACCATTGCCAGAGGGGGCCGGTTTAAAATAGGTGAGAAACGGTCCAGAATTGTATATCTGGTGAGCCTGATGCTGATCATGGGTATACCCATTTTTCTGGAATATGGCTTGAAGACAATCGGATACCGGCTGCGAAAAAAATTGCCTCTGGGGTCTGATGCTTCTCTGGCAGGATTTGCCGGCAGGTATGACATTCCGGTTGATTTCACCGACGATCCCAACAGCAGTGTATATCTGGATAAATTAAAAAAGCTAACGCCGGATGTGATCATCAACCAGAGTCAGTTCATCATCAAAAAAGAGCTTCTTTCAATTGCCCCTTTAGGTATACTGAACCGGCACAATGCCCTGCTGCCCAGGAACAGGGGGCGCCTGACGCCGTTCTGGGTGCTTTTTAAAAGGGAAAAAGAGACCGGGGTGAGCATTCATTTTGTTGAAGAAAGTATAGATTCCGGTGCGATTGTGGTGCAGAAACGTTTTGTAGTGGAAAGGGGAGAAACCTTTGCAAGCCTGGCACACAAGAATTATATTTATGCGCCCAAAGCCATGCTTGAGGCTCTGGACAAACTGGAAAGAGGCGATACAGACTATTTACCTAATCCAGATCCTGAAGCGACGTATAACACTGTTCCTACGCTAAAGCAGTCTTTTGAATACAGATTGATGCGTATTAGACGAAGACTCCGCATTTGA
- a CDS encoding transposase — MIKPCFSREAGHPTKELFTMLGVLLLQQAHDLTDEETVSQLAFNIQWHYVLNLTEESDGAKYLCLKTLWTFRQLMIGKERITQGFPLDTCMGCPQLEDCPVKKYAVQSIYR, encoded by the coding sequence GTGATCAAACCCTGTTTCTCAAGAGAAGCAGGACATCCCACAAAAGAACTCTTTACCATGCTTGGTGTTCTGCTGCTCCAGCAAGCTCATGATCTTACTGATGAAGAAACCGTATCCCAACTGGCATTCAATATTCAATGGCACTATGTCTTGAATTTAACGGAAGAATCAGATGGAGCCAAATATCTATGCTTGAAAACCCTGTGGACCTTCCGTCAACTCATGATCGGGAAGGAACGGATTACCCAAGGTTTTCCCCTTGATACCTGCATGGGCTGCCCTCAACTGGAAGATTGCCCGGTAAAAAAGTACGCCGTACAATCGATATACCGCTAA
- the asnB gene encoding asparagine synthase (glutamine-hydrolyzing), with translation MCGICGQINFDDKKIDPACIQSMMALMKHRGPDDEGMFVNGSVGLGHVRLSIIDLSMAGHQPMFSEDGRYCLIYNGEVYNYKELRKQLEHKYRFQSCSDTEVVLYSFIEWGPGCLDKFNGMFAFVIFDTKTRKLFAARDRFGIKPFYYYVDNQKFLFASEQRALLPFMERVQPNDKAVFEYLVYNRTDQGDDTFFDKIFKLPKGSYATIEHGKLKIRKWYVLEEHLDKPFQSSGDFYEAFSKSIELRLRSDVPVGVCLSGGLDSSSIVSILLKEFNKSDVNTFSAVYGKGLKADESDFIAEYQTHLKNMFFVRPTADSLLQDLDTFIQCHAEPVATLGPYAQFKVMQLAGEHVKVTLDGQGADEELAGYHYFFGAFYKELLLAGKFVQMVREMKAYFEKFHSVMAFKYLGLYMAPSFLKNFLAKQSHNFTRDGFYHSFKDHSAIKGDLYNPATLNQSLLQHFQHKLEHLLKWEDHNSMWFSLESRVPFLDYNIVEGLLSLPREQLIINATTKVILRQAMQGVLPENICNRQDKIGFATPWETWFRTKSFSDFIENLITSKAFQERGYLDPKKCTKGFQDHRIGRADIAKEIWKWINLELWYRHFINGKTKHVLR, from the coding sequence ATGTGTGGTATTTGCGGCCAAATAAATTTTGACGATAAAAAAATTGATCCAGCATGTATTCAGTCAATGATGGCTTTAATGAAGCATCGGGGGCCTGATGATGAAGGGATGTTTGTCAATGGGTCGGTAGGTCTTGGACATGTCCGCCTTAGCATTATTGATCTTTCTATGGCTGGGCATCAGCCCATGTTCAGCGAAGATGGGCGTTACTGCCTGATTTACAACGGGGAAGTATATAATTATAAAGAACTGAGAAAGCAACTCGAACATAAATACCGATTTCAGAGCTGCTCAGATACAGAAGTTGTACTGTACTCTTTTATTGAGTGGGGTCCTGGATGCCTTGATAAATTCAATGGGATGTTTGCATTTGTAATTTTTGATACAAAGACCCGAAAATTGTTCGCGGCAAGAGATCGTTTCGGCATTAAGCCTTTTTATTACTATGTGGATAATCAAAAATTTTTGTTTGCATCTGAACAACGGGCATTGCTACCTTTTATGGAGAGAGTCCAACCCAATGATAAGGCTGTCTTTGAGTACTTGGTATATAATCGAACGGATCAGGGTGATGATACTTTTTTTGATAAAATATTTAAACTTCCCAAGGGTTCGTATGCCACAATAGAGCACGGAAAATTGAAAATTAGAAAATGGTATGTTCTTGAGGAACATCTGGATAAGCCCTTTCAATCGTCCGGTGACTTCTATGAGGCGTTTAGTAAATCGATAGAGCTACGCCTGAGAAGTGATGTGCCGGTTGGTGTTTGTTTGAGTGGCGGATTGGATTCATCGAGTATTGTGTCCATCTTATTGAAAGAATTTAACAAGTCGGATGTGAATACGTTTTCTGCGGTATATGGAAAAGGCCTCAAAGCAGATGAAAGTGATTTCATCGCCGAATACCAGACACATCTTAAGAATATGTTTTTTGTTCGGCCAACTGCCGATTCTCTTTTACAGGATTTGGATACCTTTATCCAATGCCACGCTGAACCGGTCGCTACACTTGGCCCCTATGCCCAGTTTAAGGTCATGCAACTCGCAGGTGAACACGTTAAGGTGACCCTGGACGGCCAGGGAGCCGATGAAGAACTTGCCGGATATCATTATTTTTTTGGAGCTTTTTATAAAGAATTGCTTCTGGCGGGCAAGTTTGTTCAGATGGTTAGGGAAATGAAGGCATATTTTGAGAAATTCCATTCTGTTATGGCTTTCAAATACCTGGGGTTATATATGGCCCCTTCATTTTTAAAAAACTTTTTGGCGAAACAATCTCATAATTTCACAAGAGATGGATTTTATCATTCATTTAAAGACCATTCAGCCATTAAAGGCGATCTCTACAACCCAGCAACACTGAACCAGTCACTTCTACAACATTTCCAGCATAAATTAGAACATCTCCTCAAATGGGAAGACCATAACAGTATGTGGTTTTCATTGGAATCAAGGGTACCTTTTCTGGATTATAATATCGTTGAAGGGTTACTTAGCCTGCCAAGAGAGCAACTTATTATTAACGCAACTACCAAAGTGATTCTCCGCCAGGCCATGCAAGGTGTTTTGCCTGAGAACATATGCAATAGGCAGGACAAAATTGGATTTGCGACACCTTGGGAAACATGGTTTCGAACCAAAAGCTTTAGTGATTTTATAGAGAACCTTATAACTTCTAAGGCATTTCAAGAGCGCGGTTATTTGGATCCTAAGAAGTGTACAAAAGGGTTTCAAGACCATCGAATAGGAAGAGCTGATATTGCCAAGGAAATATGGAAATGGATTAATCTGGAATTGTGGTACCGGCATTTTATCAATGGAAAAACCAAGCATGTGCTTCGATAG
- a CDS encoding sugar transferase — translation MSISKFIFVDIFLLIVSFFCAGYIKFNGFDLPPAYLRLFYIFAGCWVISSLVAKKFQVKTHRSFWSGAHRLIISMIYLGYCLAFVLVMMGTAFYSRYFILSVCAALLCLELLVWAGIHGRRHNSFHTGTENYGDPESLPWHIGNISLWAVVLDLGFLYASFMAMNYIKREHFKLLAGYDKLLLIMVGVWFLTSISTRKFFLKQQKNFYFSLWQWIKANGVMSAVLAVLIFGFNLFQYSRAHAFGTILILMVLEIMLLMLYFSFTRKVRNGEKDIESIDQVKKAILQEPIDVKIDFEAVRQQLFSPVRQRIQRRMDPGYPGVSEFIDRYLDLDDIKNIETSFMNNGVVLHPDPDTHPVRLMLYTRKLNDIRRLNRFFLAIHQFLTPGGFFVGYGHTLITHRTWIFNKFPRQIAMGVYLVDFAIHRVMPKLPGLKQVYFAVTQGRNRVVSTAEFLGRLSFCGFEIVAVENIGKRFWFIARKMKTPSLDQNPTYGPIVGLSRSGFGGSVIRTYKFRTMHPYSEYLQQHLYDNNGLQKGGKIENDFRMTAWGKVMRKCWLDELPMLYNWLRGELQIVGVRPLSLHYLSLYSSELQELRKQVRPGLIPPFYADLPQTFEEICESERRYIQAFVMHPVRTQMRYFFKSVVNIVFKGARSQ, via the coding sequence ATGTCTATTTCAAAATTTATTTTTGTGGATATCTTCCTGCTAATAGTATCCTTTTTTTGTGCCGGGTATATAAAATTCAACGGGTTTGATCTGCCGCCGGCTTACCTACGTCTGTTTTATATTTTTGCCGGGTGCTGGGTTATTTCTTCTTTAGTTGCAAAGAAATTTCAGGTTAAAACCCATAGATCATTCTGGTCTGGAGCACACAGACTGATTATTTCCATGATTTATCTGGGATATTGCCTTGCCTTTGTCCTTGTGATGATGGGCACAGCATTTTACTCTAGGTATTTTATCCTATCCGTGTGTGCAGCTTTATTGTGCCTTGAGCTTTTGGTATGGGCTGGGATACATGGCCGGAGGCATAACTCCTTTCATACTGGAACTGAGAATTACGGTGATCCAGAGAGCTTACCCTGGCATATTGGAAACATTTCCTTATGGGCTGTGGTGTTGGACCTGGGGTTTTTATATGCATCATTCATGGCCATGAACTACATTAAGCGGGAGCATTTCAAACTCCTTGCCGGATACGACAAGTTATTGTTGATTATGGTGGGGGTGTGGTTTCTGACGTCGATTTCTACCCGTAAGTTCTTTCTCAAACAACAGAAAAATTTTTATTTCTCCCTGTGGCAGTGGATCAAGGCCAATGGGGTGATGTCCGCTGTTCTGGCAGTGTTGATTTTCGGGTTCAACTTGTTCCAGTATTCAAGGGCCCATGCTTTTGGTACGATTCTGATATTGATGGTGCTGGAAATCATGCTGTTGATGTTGTATTTTAGTTTTACCAGAAAAGTCCGGAACGGTGAAAAAGACATAGAAAGCATCGACCAGGTGAAAAAGGCAATCCTTCAGGAACCCATTGATGTAAAGATTGATTTTGAAGCGGTTCGGCAACAGCTTTTCTCGCCGGTGAGGCAGCGGATTCAGCGTAGAATGGACCCTGGATATCCAGGGGTTTCCGAATTTATTGACAGGTATCTGGATCTGGATGACATCAAAAATATTGAGACCAGTTTCATGAACAACGGGGTCGTCCTGCATCCTGATCCGGATACCCATCCGGTGCGGCTGATGTTATACACGCGCAAACTTAACGATATCAGGCGATTGAATCGGTTTTTTTTGGCGATACATCAATTTTTGACGCCGGGCGGTTTTTTTGTGGGGTATGGCCACACCCTGATAACCCACCGAACGTGGATATTCAACAAATTTCCCCGGCAAATCGCCATGGGCGTGTATTTGGTGGACTTTGCAATCCATCGAGTCATGCCCAAACTGCCGGGGCTCAAGCAGGTCTATTTTGCAGTGACCCAGGGCCGAAACCGGGTTGTTTCTACTGCGGAATTTCTGGGGCGGTTGAGTTTTTGTGGCTTTGAAATCGTGGCAGTGGAAAATATCGGAAAACGGTTCTGGTTCATTGCCCGAAAAATGAAAACTCCTTCCCTGGATCAGAACCCTACATATGGGCCCATAGTCGGACTGAGCCGTTCCGGATTCGGCGGGTCAGTGATCAGAACATACAAATTCAGGACCATGCATCCCTATTCCGAGTATTTGCAGCAGCATCTGTATGATAACAACGGGCTACAGAAGGGCGGGAAAATTGAAAATGATTTCCGGATGACGGCCTGGGGAAAGGTCATGCGTAAATGTTGGCTGGATGAGCTCCCCATGCTTTATAACTGGCTCCGGGGGGAGCTGCAGATCGTTGGGGTCCGGCCTCTGAGTCTGCACTATCTGAGCCTTTATTCATCGGAACTGCAGGAATTGAGAAAGCAGGTCCGTCCCGGATTAATTCCACCGTTTTATGCAGACCTGCCACAGACCTTTGAAGAGATCTGCGAATCAGAGCGCAGATATATACAAGCGTTTGTCATGCATCCTGTGAGAACACAGATGCGGTATTTTTTTAAGTCCGTTGTTAATATTGTTTTCAAAGGGGCCAGGAGTCAGTAA
- a CDS encoding sulfotransferase domain-containing protein, translating to MQKLPNFLHIGLSKAASTWIQNIFRKEKELFFVYKTNFFFPLSSKNYEKGIEWYSDHFKNASKKQIIIESQEHIILPIIHPELKCACTNLKSVELIANRIKKYIPDIKIILIVRNQVDMLLSRYTQYVLQGGKLGPSSFFDKLVFKNDSWVKNVDYRYSIIIDILYSVFDKSNVLILLQEDLKHNRKRFLDDLSKYLQHDLSPYYDKDKKSANVAPSYWGIQLIRFLNILLVKHIETIESKTQTKAPYKVWLFLKNIIRILDNFLIRKKQKRKLLKHDQVERIRQIFSSDNKKLSKLFGKKINKYCYYY from the coding sequence TTGCAAAAATTACCCAATTTTTTACACATTGGCTTATCTAAGGCTGCGTCAACATGGATTCAAAATATTTTTCGAAAAGAAAAAGAATTGTTTTTTGTCTACAAAACAAATTTCTTTTTTCCATTATCATCAAAAAATTATGAAAAGGGAATTGAATGGTATTCAGATCATTTTAAGAACGCTTCAAAAAAACAAATTATTATTGAGAGTCAGGAACATATTATTTTACCTATTATACATCCGGAACTTAAATGTGCATGTACAAATCTCAAAAGTGTCGAGTTGATTGCCAATAGAATTAAAAAATACATACCAGATATTAAGATAATTCTTATAGTTAGAAATCAAGTGGATATGTTGTTGTCACGATATACCCAATACGTTCTTCAAGGAGGTAAGTTAGGTCCTTCATCTTTTTTTGACAAGTTGGTATTTAAAAATGATTCTTGGGTCAAAAATGTTGATTACAGGTATTCAATAATTATAGACATACTTTATTCCGTATTTGATAAATCTAATGTGTTAATCTTGCTCCAGGAAGACTTAAAACATAATCGAAAAAGGTTTCTCGACGATTTATCAAAATATCTTCAGCACGATTTATCTCCATACTATGATAAGGATAAAAAATCTGCAAATGTCGCTCCATCTTATTGGGGAATCCAGTTGATACGATTTTTGAATATTTTGCTTGTCAAACATATTGAAACAATAGAGTCAAAAACTCAGACAAAAGCGCCATACAAGGTCTGGCTTTTTTTGAAGAATATTATAAGAATTTTAGATAATTTCCTAATAAGAAAAAAACAAAAACGTAAATTATTAAAACATGATCAAGTAGAAAGAATTCGTCAGATTTTTTCATCAGATAACAAAAAATTGTCTAAATTGTTTGGCAAAAAGATTAATAAATACTGTTATTATTATTGA
- a CDS encoding O-antigen ligase family protein, which produces MYFYTLLYFSGLILIKNKNDILTYYNIMKTFLVFSVFIGIINILKPIYLFGSPLFGGTSYVMIMPPEIGVLSILFIIASIMSYVYNKDKIKNIVYIILFTIAIIGSQNRSLFVCYILSFCITGLSIIKKKYINIRFFLISLGVFSVAVIVFIILINSQYWYKFEGRYNKIVNEISGNREFSQLDLRAGRSIETLKNWLNHPIWGAGWGNQLTEYKIYDEGKNEYRTWKGTPHNYYVALLEQTGIIGFIIFVYFFISVYKIIKPKNKLNQKNIQNYTFYFFFLIFLIFNLANVFLYSTVTYIAVCFFLCGVITANALLNRSCFYSIKSCC; this is translated from the coding sequence TTGTATTTTTATACACTTCTTTATTTTTCAGGTTTAATTCTTATCAAAAATAAAAATGATATTTTAACATATTATAATATCATGAAGACATTTCTTGTTTTTTCTGTATTTATAGGGATTATAAATATATTAAAGCCAATCTATTTGTTTGGATCTCCTCTTTTTGGAGGAACAAGTTATGTTATGATTATGCCGCCTGAAATTGGAGTGCTTTCAATATTATTTATAATAGCTTCAATAATGAGTTATGTTTATAATAAAGATAAAATCAAAAATATAGTTTATATCATATTATTTACAATTGCTATCATAGGTTCTCAAAATAGAAGCTTATTTGTATGTTATATATTATCTTTCTGTATAACGGGCCTTTCCATAATAAAAAAAAAATATATTAATATTCGTTTCTTTCTAATAAGTTTAGGTGTTTTTTCAGTCGCTGTGATTGTTTTTATAATTTTAATCAATTCGCAATATTGGTACAAATTTGAAGGCCGGTATAATAAAATTGTAAACGAAATTTCAGGAAATAGAGAATTTTCTCAATTGGATTTAAGAGCTGGAAGATCTATTGAAACATTAAAAAATTGGTTAAATCATCCTATTTGGGGTGCTGGTTGGGGAAATCAACTTACTGAATATAAAATATATGATGAAGGGAAAAATGAATATAGAACATGGAAAGGTACACCTCATAACTATTATGTCGCATTATTAGAACAGACAGGGATTATAGGATTTATAATATTCGTGTATTTTTTTATTTCTGTATATAAAATCATCAAACCAAAAAATAAATTAAATCAAAAAAACATACAAAATTATACATTTTACTTTTTTTTCCTAATTTTTTTAATCTTTAATTTAGCAAATGTTTTTCTATATTCTACTGTTACTTATATTGCTGTTTGTTTTTTCCTTTGTGGTGTAATTACTGCAAATGCTTTATTGAATCGATCTTGTTTCTATAGTATAAAATCTTGTTGCTAA